One part of the Ziziphus jujuba cultivar Dongzao chromosome 2, ASM3175591v1 genome encodes these proteins:
- the LOC107434978 gene encoding UPF0481 protein At3g47200-like produces the protein MALRYCGRFPRPGVSDLYGRGSDLYERVKDVASEARGFYNKEGLNNIDDKVFTKMMFLDGCFILEFIIMCLPMREEKYHSNMIANVKQDLFLLENQLPYIVLKKLMEDNKQHWKMMIEIFIIIWRRLHPAVKPEDKSPLHLLDMMRARFVIQRATVPGRKSQISGTDDRRSSSDERFSLNRTASDWYFYHPATMLKSMGIQFRPNKTSNLSDVKFESYRLARGVLTLPPIGIDASTRSLLLNLLAFESSCHNKLAYNRQQGVVPSYICFMDSLIDNAEDVLILRNQNVINNCLGNDQLVADLFNEIANNLVPNPHTYVEAKLGIQNHCSNKFKKWMAEGHHVHFRNPWTLLALSGSLLFIALTAAQTYLAAMELKQ, from the coding sequence ATGGCGTTGCGATACTGTGGCCGTTTTCCACGACCTGGGGTTTCTGATTTATACGGGAGAGGCTCTGATTTATACGAAAGAGTCAAAGATGTGGCCAGCGAAGCAAGGGGATTCTACAATAAGGAAGGATTGAATAATATCGATGATAAGGTATTCACAAAAATGATGTTTCTTGATGGTTGCTTCATTCTGGAATTCATTATTATGTGCTTGCCGATGAGAGAAGAGAAGTATCATAGTAATATGATAGCTAATGTCAAGCAAGACTTGTTCTTGTTAGAGAACCAACTCCCTTACATTGTCCTCAAGAAGTTAATGGAGGACAATAAACAACATTGGAAGATGATGATTGAAATATTCATCATTATCTGGCGAAGACTTCATCCTGCAGTCAAACCAGAAGATAAATCTCCTCTTCACCTTCTAGACATGATGAGGGCAAGATTTGTGATACAACGTGCTACTGTCCCCGGTAGAAAATCTCAAATATCTGGGACCGATGATCGGAGAAGCAGTTCCGACGAAAGGTTCAGCCTCAACAGAACAGCCAGTGATTGGTACTTTTATCATCCAGCCACGATGCTCAAGTCTATGGGAATCCAGTTCAGACCAAACAAAACAAGTAATCTTAGCGATGTCAAGTTTGAATCTTATCGACTGGCCAGGGGAGTGCTCACACTTCCTCCAATAGGTATAGATGCCTCCACCAGATCTCTGCTGCTCAACTTGTTGGCTTTTGAATCAAGTTGTCATAACAAATTGGCATACAACAGGCAGCAGGGTGTCGTCCCCTCTTATATATGCTTCATGGACTCACTCATTGACAATGCTGAAGATGTGTTGATCCTCAGGAATCAGAACGTCATCAACAATTGCTTGGGAAACGACCAACTGGTTGCAGATCTATTTAACGAAATCGCAAACAATTTGGTCCCAAACCCTCATACTTACGTTGAAGCTAAGCTTGGAATTCAAAATCATTGCAGTAACAAGTTCAAGAAATGGATGGCGGAAGGTCACCACGTCCATTTCAGAAACCCTTGGACGCTTCTTGCATTATCTGGTTCCCTTTTATTCATCGCGCTCACTGCCGCTCAGACTTATCTTGCTGCAATGGAGCTCAAACAATGA
- the LOC112489348 gene encoding AP2-like ethylene-responsive transcription factor AIL6, whose translation MSSDLLNIFRRKGEMFLPKNNQSHYWGPTATTNFPVTNYTKELEEMKDVTKQEFIASLRRKSSGFSRGASIYRGVTRHHQQGRWQARIGRVAGNKDLYLGTFATEEEAAEAYGIAAIKFRGLNDFEMSRYDVEAIAKNALPVGGAAKRLKLSLNSEGKPSINRDQQAHCSSGINNINFAAIQPVSTIPCGIPFDASAAAYNHNLYQHPQLILPVRILLV comes from the exons ATGTCTTCTGACTTGTTAAACATTTTCAGAAG GAAAGGAGAAATGTTTTTGCCCAAAAATAACCAAAGTCACTACTGGGGACCCACTGCAACCACCAACTTTCCA GTTACAAACTATACCAAGGAGCTGGAAGAGATGAAAGATGTAACCAAGCAAGAATTCATTGCATCCCTCAGGAG GAAAAGCAGTGGGTTTTCTAGGGGGGCTTCAATATATAGGGGTGTGACACG GCATCACCAACAAGGTAGATGGCAAGCGAGAATAGGCCGTGTTGCTGGGAACAAAGATCTATATCTGGGGACATTTG CAACTGAGGAGGAAGCAGCAGAGGCCTATGGCATTGCAGCAATAAAATTCAGGGGTCTAAATGACTTTGAGATGAGTAGATATGATGTTGAAGCAATTGCCAAAAATGCTCTTCCTGTTGGAGGTGCCGCTAAGCGCTTGAAGCTGTCTCTGAACTCAGAAGGGAAGCCATCTATAAACCGCGATCAGCAAGCTCACTGCAGCAGTGGCATCAACAACATCAACTTCGCTGCAATTCAACCGGTATCAACCATTCCATGTGGAATTCCTTTCGATGCCTCGGCAGCGGCTTATAATCACAATCTCTACCAACACCCTCAACTAATATTGCCTGTTCGGATCCTGCTGGTATGA